In the genome of Streptococcus oralis, one region contains:
- a CDS encoding replication initiation factor domain-containing protein: MKNNLQALREYQSQVDLSELEKSIYISIDRLTVILDRDNCSLRRIFWELRNSIDSIIQEFSIQANLKEDYFTLYKMVNEDSINLIFFQLSTYGGFQVIRLDFNPNSLKEFGGLQVWRQIMNYARLNGLDVRLSRLDLAFDIFNRPEIVFLQHIKGGVSHKIFYGRGGNIESKYWGASGSNVQVRLYDKNIEVLSHKRADKLNIESKPFWWRLEFQLRTKAINSETISEISKRLENFSFFSLSSVPDDSKAFAYIFLHAPALLPELFPYLKPNTIRVKKTRLRKHLKAFDSNSFSLELQDALKKQIPRLNNELKQLIGEFIELTSKGEDNL; encoded by the coding sequence ATGAAAAATAACCTTCAAGCACTACGAGAATATCAAAGCCAAGTAGATTTATCAGAACTAGAAAAATCTATTTATATCAGTATTGACCGACTAACAGTAATTCTTGATAGAGACAACTGTTCTCTAAGACGTATATTTTGGGAATTAAGAAATTCTATCGATTCTATTATTCAAGAATTTAGCATTCAAGCAAATCTAAAAGAAGATTATTTTACACTTTATAAAATGGTAAATGAGGATAGTATTAATCTAATTTTCTTCCAATTATCAACCTATGGTGGTTTTCAAGTCATACGTTTAGACTTCAACCCAAACTCGCTTAAAGAATTTGGAGGTCTTCAAGTATGGCGACAGATTATGAATTATGCTCGATTAAATGGATTAGATGTTAGACTATCACGCTTAGACCTTGCTTTTGATATCTTTAACAGACCAGAAATAGTCTTTTTACAACATATCAAAGGTGGAGTTAGTCATAAAATATTCTATGGTAGAGGAGGAAACATAGAAAGCAAATACTGGGGTGCTAGTGGTAGTAATGTTCAAGTACGTTTATACGATAAGAACATAGAGGTATTAAGTCATAAGAGAGCCGATAAATTAAATATCGAGAGTAAACCTTTCTGGTGGCGGTTGGAGTTTCAACTTCGAACAAAGGCTATAAACTCAGAAACCATTTCAGAGATTTCCAAACGACTAGAGAATTTTAGTTTTTTTAGTCTTTCAAGTGTTCCAGATGATAGCAAAGCATTTGCTTATATCTTTCTCCATGCACCAGCTCTTTTACCCGAATTATTCCCCTATCTGAAACCTAACACTATAAGAGTCAAAAAAACTAGGCTTAGAAAACACCTAAAAGCATTTGATAGTAACTCATTTTCTTTAGAGCTTCAAGATGCACTAAAAAAACAAATACCTCGATTAAACAATGAATTAAAACAATTAATAGGAGAATTCATTGAACTTACTAGTAAAGGAGAAGATAATTTATGA
- a CDS encoding DUF3173 family protein, protein MNDKLTMTVQDIMDLGFSKWTAYNILRQAKHIMIERGFDFYNNKGLGTVPVSVVSEILGLEELNVKN, encoded by the coding sequence ATGAACGATAAACTAACTATGACAGTACAAGATATTATGGACTTAGGGTTCTCAAAATGGACTGCTTATAATATTCTACGACAAGCAAAACATATTATGATTGAGCGTGGTTTCGATTTCTATAACAATAAAGGGCTCGGAACTGTTCCCGTATCAGTTGTATCAGAAATTCTTGGATTGGAGGAACTAAATGTCAAAAACTAG
- a CDS encoding tyrosine-type recombinase/integrase: MSKTRYTGVTKDDKTGKYTYYFKAGVDLATGKPYQERRRGFETAKEAFEARTRALNKVHQKGGIKHTQWTFKQFMDEVFIPNYYATTSPDLERRRQVIFDEFIQYFGKKKPREITTYDVINYRNSLLEKYSNSYARNKMTLLNQVLKTAKKYGLIFHEIPTSNISPIPITKKHIDFWTKDEFQKVIQSLDKESYFEHFIYTLFWLYYFTGMRVNEATALYWEDVDFEKKTLAINHNLQYINRENWERRNKLKTESSRRTIGLDDNTLKVLKEWKERQEKVDKIPFILSPDGVPYRKRSIRDQILKYSKRAGVKYIQPKGLRHSHASLLINEYNVNALYIQRRLGHSDVKTTLSIYSHLYPNADTELTDKLNLISNDFID; the protein is encoded by the coding sequence ATGTCAAAAACTAGATATACTGGTGTTACCAAAGACGATAAAACTGGGAAATATACTTATTATTTTAAAGCTGGAGTTGACCTAGCTACTGGTAAACCATATCAAGAACGCAGACGTGGTTTTGAAACCGCAAAAGAAGCCTTCGAAGCACGTACAAGAGCATTAAATAAAGTGCATCAAAAAGGTGGAATTAAACACACTCAATGGACGTTTAAACAATTTATGGACGAAGTATTTATACCAAATTATTATGCTACTACAAGTCCAGACCTCGAACGAAGACGTCAAGTTATATTTGATGAATTTATCCAATATTTTGGTAAGAAAAAACCTAGAGAAATTACAACTTATGATGTAATAAATTATAGGAATAGTTTATTAGAAAAATATTCAAATTCATATGCAAGGAACAAAATGACATTGCTTAATCAAGTTTTAAAAACCGCAAAAAAATATGGATTAATTTTCCATGAAATACCTACAAGTAATATCAGTCCTATTCCAATAACAAAAAAACATATAGATTTTTGGACAAAAGATGAATTTCAAAAAGTAATACAATCCCTTGATAAAGAGAGTTATTTTGAGCATTTTATTTATACGCTCTTTTGGCTTTATTATTTTACGGGAATGCGTGTAAATGAGGCGACTGCTCTTTATTGGGAGGATGTGGATTTTGAAAAGAAAACTCTAGCTATCAATCACAACTTACAGTATATAAATCGTGAAAACTGGGAACGCCGTAACAAGCTAAAAACTGAAAGCTCTCGGCGTACTATTGGACTAGATGATAATACTCTAAAAGTGCTTAAGGAGTGGAAAGAAAGACAAGAAAAAGTCGATAAAATACCATTCATTCTGTCGCCCGACGGAGTTCCATATCGTAAACGTAGTATTAGAGACCAAATTTTAAAATACTCTAAGCGTGCTGGTGTTAAATACATTCAACCAAAAGGTTTGAGGCACTCCCACGCATCATTGCTTATTAATGAGTATAATGTAAATGCCCTATATATTCAAAGACGTTTAGGTCATTCTGATGTCAAAACAACACTTAGCATTTATAGTCATTTATACCCGAACGCAGATACCGAATTAACCGATAAACTCAATCTCATATCAAATGATTTTATTGATTAA
- a CDS encoding conjugal transfer protein — translation MFPLYLTGGYKSTGNSQKNIRKSFGYKGFTKFQRMSNGL, via the coding sequence ATTTTCCCACTATATCTAACAGGGGGGTACAAATCGACAGGAAACAGTCAAAAAAACATTAGAAAATCCTTTGGTTACAAGGGATTTACAAAATTTCAGCGTATGTCAAATGGGCTTTAA
- a CDS encoding MLS leader peptide — translation MGDKTVRVRADLHHIIKIETAKNGGNVKEVMEIRLRSKLKSVLIVHYLKILYNRN, via the coding sequence ATGGGAGATAAGACGGTTCGTGTTCGTGCTGACTTGCACCATATCATAAAAATCGAAACAGCAAAGAATGGCGGAAACGTAAAAGAAGTTATGGAAATAAGACTTAGAAGCAAACTTAAGAGTGTGTTGATAGTGCATTATCTTAAAATTTTGTATAATAGGAATTGA
- a CDS encoding 23S rRNA methyltransferase attenuation leader peptide, which yields MLVFQMRNVDKTSTVLKQTKNSDYADK from the coding sequence ATGTTGGTATTCCAAATGCGTAATGTAGATAAAACATCTACTGTTTTGAAACAGACTAAAAACAGTGATTACGCAGATAAATAA
- the erm(B) gene encoding 23S rRNA (adenine(2058)-N(6))-methyltransferase Erm(B): MNKNIKYSQNFLTSEKVLNQIIKQLNLKETDTVYEIGTGKGHLTTKLAKISKQVTSIELDSHLFNLSSEKLKLNTRVTLIHQDILQFQFPNKQRYKIVGNIPYHLSTQIIKKVVFESRASDIYLIVEEGFYKRTLDIHRTLGLLLHTQVSIQQLLKLPAECFHPKPKVNSVLIKLTRHTTDVPDKYWKLYTYFVSKWVNREYRQLFTKNQFHQAMKHAKVNNLSTITYEQVLSIFNSYLLFNGRK, from the coding sequence ATGAACAAAAATATAAAATATTCTCAAAACTTTTTAACGAGTGAAAAAGTACTCAACCAAATAATAAAACAATTGAATTTAAAAGAAACCGATACCGTTTACGAAATTGGAACAGGTAAAGGGCATTTAACGACGAAACTGGCTAAAATAAGTAAACAGGTAACGTCTATTGAATTAGACAGTCATCTATTCAACTTATCGTCAGAAAAATTAAAACTGAATACTCGTGTCACTTTAATTCACCAAGATATTCTACAGTTTCAATTCCCTAACAAACAGAGGTATAAAATTGTTGGGAATATTCCTTACCATTTAAGCACACAAATTATTAAAAAAGTGGTTTTTGAAAGCCGTGCGTCTGACATCTATCTGATTGTTGAAGAAGGATTCTACAAGCGTACCTTGGATATTCACCGAACACTAGGGTTGCTCTTGCACACTCAAGTCTCGATTCAGCAATTGCTTAAGCTGCCAGCGGAATGCTTTCATCCTAAACCAAAAGTAAACAGTGTCTTAATAAAACTTACCCGCCATACCACAGATGTTCCAGATAAATATTGGAAGCTATATACGTACTTTGTTTCAAAATGGGTCAATCGAGAATATCGTCAACTGTTTACTAAAAATCAGTTTCATCAAGCAATGAAACACGCCAAAGTAAACAATTTAAGTACCATTACTTATGAGCAAGTATTGTCTATTTTTAATAGTTATCTATTATTTAACGGGAGGAAATAA
- a CDS encoding ISL3 family transposase encodes MSHNDSILNILGIKDKNIKIISVEEAEHNNDSVKEYITLITATLSYPINRCRNCGFPTVNKDGFRKTHVRLASLNGRRYELELRKQRYKCKSCHTTFGAITNLTKENQTLSSDLKNQIMLLARKGLSGQLIAEMCHCSPSSVRRTILERMEPHYRVAKLPKHLCFDEFRSIKSVMSFICCDAETHQIVTKLQDRLSPTIVDYFESRYSKAERECVQSVVIDLNAQYQSFIYRLFPNANIIIDRFHLVQLAGRALDNCRISILKQLDKQSQEYKIMKSHWKLFHKKAEDLHPEEVVFLRGVKQYMTRQNAVDLITSKFSKFAEVYQTYQDITKALNERNSELLESTILDYQKTNTEMDTAIQTLRQNRKYVLNSAKFEYSNGPLEGINRKIKTLKRTCYGFANQKFFFLRIDCIFS; translated from the coding sequence ATGTCCCATAATGATTCTATCCTAAATATTCTTGGAATTAAAGATAAAAATATTAAAATTATTTCTGTTGAAGAAGCTGAACACAACAACGATTCTGTTAAAGAGTATATAACGCTAATAACAGCTACTCTTTCTTATCCGATTAATCGTTGTCGTAACTGTGGCTTTCCCACAGTTAATAAGGATGGCTTTCGCAAAACTCATGTACGACTGGCAAGTTTAAATGGGAGAAGATATGAACTAGAGCTTCGTAAACAACGCTATAAATGTAAATCATGCCATACTACTTTTGGTGCTATTACTAATTTAACCAAAGAAAATCAAACCTTATCCAGTGATCTCAAAAATCAAATCATGCTTTTAGCTCGTAAAGGCTTATCTGGTCAGCTTATTGCTGAAATGTGTCACTGCTCTCCTAGCAGTGTTCGTCGAACAATCTTAGAGCGCATGGAACCACACTATCGTGTGGCTAAGTTGCCTAAGCATCTATGTTTTGACGAGTTTCGTTCAATTAAGTCTGTGATGTCCTTTATCTGTTGTGACGCTGAAACCCACCAAATTGTCACAAAGTTACAGGATCGTCTATCACCTACCATTGTTGATTATTTTGAAAGTCGTTATTCAAAAGCCGAACGCGAATGCGTTCAATCAGTTGTAATTGATTTAAATGCTCAATATCAAAGTTTTATCTATCGCCTTTTCCCTAATGCCAATATCATTATTGATCGCTTCCACCTTGTACAATTAGCTGGTCGCGCTTTGGACAATTGTCGTATCTCTATCCTAAAGCAACTTGATAAACAGAGCCAAGAATATAAAATTATGAAGTCACATTGGAAGCTATTCCATAAAAAAGCTGAAGATCTTCACCCTGAAGAAGTAGTTTTTCTTCGCGGCGTTAAACAATATATGACTCGCCAAAATGCTGTTGATCTCATTACTAGTAAATTTTCCAAGTTCGCTGAAGTATACCAAACTTACCAAGATATCACGAAAGCCCTAAACGAGCGCAATAGTGAATTACTAGAGTCAACCATCTTAGACTACCAAAAAACCAATACAGAAATGGATACTGCTATTCAAACCCTTCGTCAAAACAGAAAATATGTCTTAAATAGCGCTAAATTTGAATACTCTAATGGTCCTTTAGAAGGCATCAATCGCAAAATCAAAACCCTAAAACGAACTTGTTATGGTTTTGCCAATCAAAAATTTTTCTTTTTAAGAATCGATTGTATTTTTTCGTAA
- a CDS encoding antirestriction protein ArdA: protein MDDMQVYIANLGKYNEGELVGAWFTFPIDFEEVKEKIGLNDEYEEYAIHDYELPFTVDEYTSIGELNRLWEMVSELPEELQSELSALLTHFSSIEELSEHQEDIIIHSDCDDMSDVARYYIEETGALGEVPASLQNYIDYESYGRDLDLSGTFISTNHGIFEIVY from the coding sequence ATGGACGATATGCAAGTCTATATTGCGAATTTAGGCAAATACAATGAGGGCGAATTGGTCGGTGCGTGGTTTACCTTTCCCATTGACTTTGAGGAAGTCAAAGAGAAAATCGGCTTGAATGATGAATATGAGGAATACGCCATTCATGACTACGAGTTACCCTTTACGGTTGACGAATACACTTCCATTGGCGAACTCAATCGCCTATGGGAAATGGTATCGGAGTTGCCAGAAGAACTACAATCGGAGCTATCTGCTCTGCTCACTCATTTTTCAAGTATTGAAGAATTAAGCGAACATCAAGAAGATATTATCATTCATTCCGATTGTGATGATATGTCTGACGTGGCACGCTACTACATTGAAGAAACGGGTGCTTTAGGCGAAGTGCCAGCCAGTCTTCAAAACTATATTGATTATGAATCCTATGGTCGGGATTTAGACCTTTCGGGAACGTTTATCTCAACCAATCACGGGATTTTTGAAATCGTCTATTAA
- a CDS encoding conjugal transfer protein: MKKIRSYTSIWSVEKVLYSINDFRLPFPITFTQMTWFVVSLFAVMILGNLPPLSMIEGAFLKYFGIPVAFTWFMSTKTFDGKKPYGFLKSVIAYALRPKLTYAGKKVTLGRNQPQEAITAVRSEFYGISN, encoded by the coding sequence ATGAAGAAAATACGAAGCTATACCAGTATCTGGTCTGTGGAAAAGGTACTGTATTCTATCAATGATTTTAGACTTCCGTTTCCCATAACCTTTACGCAAATGACATGGTTTGTCGTGTCACTCTTTGCAGTGATGATACTTGGCAACTTGCCCCCTCTTTCCATGATAGAGGGAGCATTTCTCAAATACTTTGGGATTCCTGTGGCTTTCACATGGTTTATGTCTACAAAAACTTTTGATGGTAAAAAGCCTTATGGATTTTTGAAGTCTGTCATTGCTTATGCACTGCGACCAAAGCTGACCTATGCAGGAAAAAAAGTAACGCTTGGCAGAAACCAGCCACAAGAAGCCATTACAGCAGTTAGGAGTGAATTTTATGGCATATCCAATTAA
- a CDS encoding ATP-binding protein — protein MAYPIKYIENNLVWNKDGECYAYYELVPYNYSFLSPEQKIQVHDSFRQLIAQNRDGKIHALQISTESSIRSAQERSKNEVTGKLKAVAYDKIDQQTDALISMIGENQVNYRFFIGFKLLLNDQEFSMKSLTVEAKNALSDFVYDVNHKLMGDFVSMSNDEILRFQKMEKLLENKISRRFKIRRLDKDDFGYLIEHLYGQTGTAYEEYEYHLSKKKLDNETLIKYYDLIKPTRCLVEEKQRYLKIQQEDETVYVAYFTINSIVGELDFPSSEIFYYQQQQFTFPIDTSMNVEIVANRKALSTVRNKKKELKDLDNHAWQSDNETSSNVAEALESVNELETNLDQSKESMYKLSYVVRVSANDLDELKRRCNEVKDFYDDLSVKLVRPFGDMLGLHEEFLPASKRYMNDYIQYVTSDFLAGLGFGATQMLGENEGIYVGYSLDTGRNVYLKPALASQGVKGSVTNALASAFVGSLGGGKSFANNLIVYYAVLYGAQAVIVDPKAERGRWKETLPEISHEINIVTLTSDEKNKGLLDPYVIMKNPKDSESLAIDILTFLTGISSRDGERFPILRKAIRAVTNSEVRGLMKVIEELRVENTPLSTSIADHIESFTDYDFAHLLFSNGYVEQSISLEKQLNIIQVADLVLPDKETSFEEYTTMELLSVAMLIVISTFALDFIHTDRSIFKIVDLDEAWSFLQVAQGKTLSMKLVRAGRAMNAGVYFVTQNTDDLLDEKLKNNLGLKFAFRSTDLNEIKKTLAFFGVDPEDENNQKRLRDLENGQCLISDLYGRVGVIQFHPVFEELLHAFDTRPPVRKEV, from the coding sequence ATGGCATATCCAATTAAATACATTGAAAACAATCTCGTCTGGAATAAAGACGGGGAATGTTATGCTTACTATGAGCTTGTTCCTTACAATTACTCATTTCTAAGTCCAGAACAGAAAATACAAGTGCATGATTCTTTCAGACAGCTTATCGCACAAAATCGTGATGGCAAAATTCATGCTTTACAAATCAGTACAGAATCCAGCATACGTTCTGCACAAGAGCGTTCCAAAAATGAAGTCACTGGCAAGCTCAAAGCGGTTGCCTATGACAAAATCGACCAACAGACAGACGCTTTAATATCCATGATTGGCGAAAATCAAGTGAACTACCGTTTCTTTATCGGCTTTAAGTTGCTTCTCAACGATCAGGAGTTTTCTATGAAAAGTCTTACCGTTGAAGCAAAAAATGCTTTGTCTGATTTTGTCTATGATGTGAACCATAAGCTGATGGGCGATTTTGTTAGTATGAGTAATGATGAAATCCTGCGTTTTCAGAAGATGGAAAAGCTCTTAGAAAATAAAATCTCTCGTCGTTTCAAAATCCGCAGGTTAGATAAGGACGACTTCGGCTATCTGATTGAACACCTTTACGGACAGACAGGCACTGCCTATGAAGAGTATGAGTACCATCTATCAAAGAAAAAGCTGGATAATGAAACGCTGATTAAATACTATGACTTGATTAAGCCTACTCGCTGTTTGGTGGAAGAAAAACAGCGATATTTGAAAATCCAGCAGGAAGATGAAACCGTCTATGTAGCTTACTTTACCATTAACAGCATTGTCGGAGAACTGGACTTCCCGTCCTCTGAAATCTTCTACTACCAGCAACAGCAATTTACATTCCCGATTGATACGTCAATGAATGTGGAAATTGTAGCGAATCGTAAAGCCCTATCTACTGTCCGCAATAAAAAGAAAGAACTGAAAGACTTGGATAACCACGCTTGGCAAAGTGATAATGAAACCAGCTCCAATGTGGCGGAAGCTCTGGAAAGTGTGAATGAGCTGGAAACCAATTTAGACCAAAGCAAGGAATCTATGTACAAGCTGTCTTATGTGGTAAGGGTATCAGCAAATGATCTTGACGAACTCAAACGTCGTTGTAATGAAGTGAAAGATTTTTATGACGATTTAAGCGTAAAACTGGTACGACCATTTGGGGATATGCTCGGCTTACATGAAGAATTTTTACCTGCCAGCAAGCGTTATATGAATGATTATATTCAATACGTGACCTCTGATTTCCTCGCTGGTTTAGGTTTTGGTGCTACTCAAATGCTGGGGGAAAATGAGGGGATTTATGTTGGCTACAGCTTAGATACTGGACGCAATGTCTATCTGAAACCTGCTCTTGCCAGTCAAGGGGTTAAGGGTTCAGTAACCAATGCGTTAGCGTCGGCTTTTGTTGGTTCGCTGGGTGGTGGTAAATCCTTTGCGAATAACCTTATCGTCTATTATGCGGTGCTTTATGGGGCACAAGCAGTGATTGTAGACCCAAAAGCAGAACGTGGCAGATGGAAAGAAACCTTGCCAGAGATTTCCCATGAAATCAATATCGTCACTCTGACTTCTGATGAGAAAAACAAAGGCTTACTTGACCCTTATGTGATTATGAAAAATCCCAAAGATTCTGAATCACTGGCTATTGATATTCTGACATTCCTTACGGGGATTTCCTCTCGTGATGGGGAACGCTTCCCAATCCTTAGAAAAGCCATTCGTGCAGTAACCAATAGTGAAGTACGAGGGTTGATGAAAGTGATTGAGGAATTACGGGTTGAGAATACGCCACTAAGTACCAGTATAGCCGACCATATCGAAAGTTTTACAGACTATGACTTTGCACATTTATTATTCAGTAATGGTTATGTGGAGCAGTCTATCAGCTTAGAAAAACAACTGAACATTATACAGGTTGCGGACTTGGTACTTCCCGACAAGGAAACTTCCTTTGAGGAATATACCACTATGGAGCTTTTATCCGTTGCTATGCTGATTGTCATTAGTACCTTTGCTTTAGACTTTATCCATACAGACCGAAGCATTTTCAAGATTGTAGATTTAGACGAAGCATGGAGCTTTTTACAGGTAGCACAAGGAAAAACACTATCTATGAAGCTGGTTCGGGCTGGTCGTGCTATGAACGCTGGGGTATATTTCGTGACCCAAAATACAGACGACCTCTTAGATGAAAAACTGAAAAATAACCTCGGCTTAAAATTTGCATTTCGTTCCACTGACCTTAACGAGATTAAAAAGACCTTAGCCTTTTTTGGTGTAGACCCAGAGGACGAAAACAATCAGAAGCGATTGCGTGATTTGGAAAACGGGCAATGCCTTATCAGTGATTTATATGGTCGTGTCGGTGTGATACAGTTCCACCCTGTATTTGAAGAACTGCTCCATGCCTTTGATACCAGACCACCTGTGCGAAAAGAGGTGTAA